A portion of the Acanthopagrus latus isolate v.2019 chromosome 21, fAcaLat1.1, whole genome shotgun sequence genome contains these proteins:
- the LOC119011469 gene encoding neurabin-1-like isoform X3 — protein MMRTDSKGRSASPHRITYKSDFHAIKCSFDTGTKAAASAQRSAVHSAKLQASLSDPMMSHTSTSASPGSRGRVHSTRGTKIRENIFLQMDSQQLKQDGGPVLSSGPAPLLSPHNPSLQPQTSPFSGSRRPVVSSSANISTTEASLQDKLPRSEDMSDIDRAALAEKFSVTRKLFETKVMEGEGQVSKGRVSRGMADGKGGEEEVGGGVSQVEREEEASGNRRHTETDSFDKDKSINPPIINISLVKPPAQAPLTGHPKSPLSDGPSEASATSPSCLDEHGQTMAPQTEKQTPDPNVCLTPETSVRAELVDVKNESSESDENEEEKERKEAKNWRNAEEGKDVTRESVQDLVDDVFDEPYMETTPAGPRAGDCRPVVPSEEQQEEFPVSMPCERETEDVGGEGGGDKYRQVNEQWEEQRAEKTCTEEGDDTEEGVEQSAGRKARGMMEEDGEVESHGVGKRKGGEEERKQSQEMERSGKEERSEKEEHVSNDGKDIGGGKEEQTGSAAVCGIENEAFVYEQDSQSHPEHSPKEEWEVSTHAEDQLLSEYKEIPGVPEVVDEEDEDAAEAERRKVRFSSAPIKVFCMYSNSEYDRHNEDIDPVSASAEYELEKRVDRMDVFPVEIEKGEDGLGISIIGMGVGADQGLEKLGIFVKTVTEGGATQKDGRIQVNDQIVEVDGVSLVGVSQLFAATVLKNTSGLVKFLIGREKEGVESEVARLINESLEMDKTSGKGGRASGDQYNDSSFSERGSMAEEEEEDEDEDVSVLSSLDHYQLCLKYQQLQSRSRSRAAQLHHTREKLRALEEQQACWESQKEELEQRAEDGEEKAEKIEKYWQEAQTLCRVVSQRLADAQSQAESLEIKYSKAKRLVREYQSREEEREKREADMRREMEERDKQHRETVERLQSQIAQLEGKEPDRKNHSADASVTGPDWYIPVPDTGRLDSSAHIARAQLAQKSKRHPPSRDKLRESFRKQEEDAQKHQESRSLSAPTAVQRSSRSDLSSTSSFPTFSPQPPTSLVFTPPIHINSTVTPSLSQSSSTSRKSKRKFPDFSGLRKSLSKRRSEKHRKRSITNSRGSCGDLVDEPAGVSPSGSITSMPSCLPFPWFGERGREKEEEVERGRERLRSVSSSSLPYLTTTGRRDQSIGSPVCSSSMVGHVSDLSLSGHSHTFTFSSSEVSLSLFSIYSFLTLSQMVFSLPSRLFFPPKSTLCFN, from the exons ATGATGCGGACGGACAGCAAAGGCCGCAGCGCCTCGCCTCACAGGATAACCTACAAGTCTGACTTCCACGCCATAAAGTGCTCATTCGACACTGGGACAAAAGCTGCGGCCTCCGCACAGCGCTCTGCTGTGCACTCAGCCAAGTTGCAGGCCAGCCTGTCAGATCCCATGATGTCTCACACCAGCACCAGCGCCAGCccaggcagcagagggagggtTCACAGCACCAGGGGCACCAAGATCAGAGAGAACATCTTCCTGCAAATGGACAGccagcagctgaaacaagaTGGTGGTCCAGTGCTGAGTTCTGGCCCGGCTCCCCTCCTGTCTCCACATAATCCTAGCCTACAGCCCCAGACTTCTCCTTTCTCTGGATCCAGACGCCCAGTCGTCAGCTCCTCGGCCAATATTTCGACTACGGAAGCGTCTCTGCAAGATAAACTCCCCAGATCAGAGGACATGTCGGATATCGACAGAGCTGCTCTGGCTGAGAAGTTCTCCGTGACGCGGAAGTTGTTCGAGACGAAGGTGATGGAGGGTGAAGGGCAGGTTTCGAAAGGCAGAGTGAGCAGGGGGATGGCAGAtgggaaaggaggagaggaagaggtgggaggaggtgtcagccaggtggagagggaggaagaagcaAGTGGGAATAGGAGGCACACGGAGACGGATAGCTTTGATAAAGACAAATCCATAAACCCACCCATCATAAATATTTCCTTGGTGAAGCCTCCTGCGCAGGCCCCGCTGACAGGACACCCTAAATCTCCTTTATCGGATGGCCCTAGCGAAGCCTCTGCTACATCTCCCTCCTGTCTTGACGAACATGGTCAAACCATGGCACcccaaacagagaaacaaactccAGATCCCAACGTCTGCTTGACCCCTGAGACTTCGGTAAGGGCAGAGCTAGTCGACGTAAAGAACGAGTCATCAGAAAGTGATGAGAACGAAGAAGAAAAGGAGCGAAAAGAAGCCAAAAACTGGCGTAACGCTGAGGAGGGAAAGGACGTGACCAGAGAAAGTGTGCAGGACCTAGTGGATGATGTTTTTGACGAGCCCTACATGGAAACGACACCAGCGGGCCCACGAGCAGGAGACTGCAGGCCAGTCGTTCCCTCGGAAGAACAGCAGGAGGAGTTCCCCGTCAGCATGCCATGTGAAAGAGAAACTGAGGATgtaggaggagagggtggaggagacaaGTATCGGCAGGTGAATGAACAATGGGAGGAGCAGAGGGCTGAGAAAACatgcacagaagagggggatgacACAGAAGAAGGAGTGGAACAAAGTGCTGGAAGGAAAGCAAGAGGCATGATGGAAGAGGACGGGGAGGTAGAGTCGCACGGCGTGGGAAAGAGGAAAGGCGGAGAAGAGGAACGCAAACAAAGTCAAGAGATGGAAAGAagtggaaaagaagagagaagcgAGAAGGAGGAGCACGTCAGCAATGATGGGAAAGATATCggaggaggcaaagaggagCAGACGGGGTCTGCAGCTGTCTGCGGGATCGAGAACGAGGCCTTCGTGTACGAGCAGGATTCCCAGTCCCACCCAGAGCATTCCCCAAAAGAGGAATGGGAAGTCTCCACACATGCAGAAGACCAGCTTTTATCAGAATACAAGGAAATCCCCGGTGTGCCTGAGGTGGtcgatgaggaggatgaggatgcaGCGGAAGCCGAGAGGAGAAAGGTCAGGTTCTCCTCAGCACCAATCAAG GTGTTCTGCATGTATTCCAACTCCGAGTACGACAGACACAATGAGGACATCGACCCCGTGTCGGCCTCGGCTGAGTATGAGCTGGAGAAGAGAGTGGACAGGATGGATGTGTTTCCGGTGGAGATAGAAAAGG GTGAAGACGGTCTGGGCATCAGTATCATAGGAATGGGTGTAGGAGCTGACCAGGGACTGGAAAAACTGGGAATCTTTGTGAAGACCGTCACCGAGGGAGGAGCGACACAGAAGGATGGAAG GATTCAGGTGAACGACCAGATAGTGGAAGTGGATGGGGTCAGCTTGGTTGGAGTCTCGCAGCTGTTTGCAGCCACAGTCCTGAAGAATACATCCGGCCTCGTCAA GTTTTTGATTGGCCGAGAGAAGGAAGGCGTGGAGAGCGAGGTGGCGCGACTGATCAATGAAAGCCTGGAGATGGACAAAACATCAGGGAAG GGAGGAAGAGCGAGCGGAGATCAATACAATGACAGTAGCTTCTCAGAGAGGGGCTCAatggccgaggaggaggaggaagacgaagaTGAGGATGTGTCTGTTCTATCCAGCCTGGACCACTACCAGCTCTGCCTCAAATACCAGCAG cTTCAGTCAAGAAGCCGAAGCCGAGCAGCGCAGCTTCACCACACCAGAGAAAAG TTGAGGGCATTGGAAGAGCAGCAGGCCTGTTGGGAGAGCCAGAAGGAAGAGTTGGAGCAAAGAGCGGAGGACGGAGAAGAGAAGGCTGAAAAAATAGAGAA gtattGGCAGGAGGCCCAGACACTGTGCAGGGTAGTGAGCCAGCGACTGGCTGATGCCCAGAGCCAAGCAGAAAGCTTGGAAATCAAATACAGCAAGGCCAAGAGACTGGTCCGAGAATACCAGAGCAG agaggaggagagggagaaaagagaagcgGATATGAGGAGAGAaatggaggagagagataaGCAGCACAGGGAGACAGTTGAAAGACTGCAAAGCCAG ATAGCACAGCTGGAGGGGAAAGAGCCGGACAGAAAGAACCACTCCGCCGACGCTTCAGTCACAG GTCCAGACTGGTACATTCCAGTTCCCGATACAGGACGTCTCGACTCCAGCGCTCACATAGCCAGAGCTCAGCTGGCCCAGAAATCCAAGCGCCACCCGCCCTCTCGagacaaactgagagagagcTTCAGAAAGCAG GAAGAAGACGCTCAGAAACACCAGGAGAGCCGCTCGCTGTCGGCTCCCACGGCGGTCcaaaggagcagcagaagtgACCTGTCCAGCACCTCGTCCTTCCCCACCTTCAGTCCTCAACCTCCCACCAGCCTCGTCTTCACCCCTCCCATTCACATCAACAGCACAGTCACTCCGTCACTCTCACAATCCTCATCCACATCCAGAAAGTCCAAAAGGAAATTTCCCGACTTCAG tggccTTCGCAAGTCTCTCAGCAAAAGGAGAAGTGAGAAACACCGCAAGAGATCCATAACCAACAG CAGGGGGTCGTGTGGTGACCTGGTGGACGAGCCGGCAGGAGTTTCTCCGTCAGGCTCGATCACCTCCATGCCTTCTTGCCTGCCCTTCCCCTGGTTtggggagcgagggagggagaaagaagaggaggtggagagaggcagggagagactTCGATCTGTGTCCAGCAGCAGTTTACCGTACCTGACCACCACAGGTAGAAGAGATCAG AGCATCGGCTCTCCGGTGTGCAGCTCCAGCATGGTGGGTCATGTCTCTGATCTGTCCCTCTCTGGGCACTCTCACACTTTcaccttttcctcctctgaggtGAGTCTGTCCCTTTTTTCCATTTACTCCTTTCTTACTCTCTCCCAGATGGTGTTCTCTCTGCCCAGTcgtttattttttccccccaagtCTACTCTCTGCTTTAATTAA
- the LOC119011469 gene encoding neurabin-1-like isoform X1 translates to MMRTDSKGRSASPHRITYKSDFHAIKCSFDTGTKAAASAQRSAVHSAKLQASLSDPMMSHTSTSASPGSRGRVHSTRGTKIRENIFLQMDSQQLKQDGGPVLSSGPAPLLSPHNPSLQPQTSPFSGSRRPVVSSSANISTTEASLQDKLPRSEDMSDIDRAALAEKFSVTRKLFETKVMEGEGQVSKGRVSRGMADGKGGEEEVGGGVSQVEREEEASGNRRHTETDSFDKDKSINPPIINISLVKPPAQAPLTGHPKSPLSDGPSEASATSPSCLDEHGQTMAPQTEKQTPDPNVCLTPETSVRAELVDVKNESSESDENEEEKERKEAKNWRNAEEGKDVTRESVQDLVDDVFDEPYMETTPAGPRAGDCRPVVPSEEQQEEFPVSMPCERETEDVGGEGGGDKYRQVNEQWEEQRAEKTCTEEGDDTEEGVEQSAGRKARGMMEEDGEVESHGVGKRKGGEEERKQSQEMERSGKEERSEKEEHVSNDGKDIGGGKEEQTGSAAVCGIENEAFVYEQDSQSHPEHSPKEEWEVSTHAEDQLLSEYKEIPGVPEVVDEEDEDAAEAERRKVRFSSAPIKVFCMYSNSEYDRHNEDIDPVSASAEYELEKRVDRMDVFPVEIEKGEDGLGISIIGMGVGADQGLEKLGIFVKTVTEGGATQKDGRIQVNDQIVEVDGVSLVGVSQLFAATVLKNTSGLVKFLIGREKEGVESEVARLINESLEMDKTSGKGGRASGDQYNDSSFSERGSMAEEEEEDEDEDVSVLSSLDHYQLCLKYQQLQSRSRSRAAQLHHTREKLRALEEQQACWESQKEELEQRAEDGEEKAEKIEKYWQEAQTLCRVVSQRLADAQSQAESLEIKYSKAKRLVREYQSREEEREKREADMRREMEERDKQHRETVERLQSQIAQLEGKEPDRKNHSADASVTGPDWYIPVPDTGRLDSSAHIARAQLAQKSKRHPPSRDKLRESFRKQEEDAQKHQESRSLSAPTAVQRSSRSDLSSTSSFPTFSPQPPTSLVFTPPIHINSTVTPSLSQSSSTSRKSKRKFPDFSGLRKSLSKRRSEKHRKRSITNSRGSCGDLVDEPAGVSPSGSITSMPSCLPFPWFGERGREKEEEVERGRERLRSVSSSSLPYLTTTGRRDQTLDDDPVPSNNNNQWQSRPISEWNSQQVCLWLVAMNMEQYAPEFTARGVDGTQLLSLDSEKLKALGVCSQSDRSALKKKLKEMKKSEEKEQKKGERRQKEGKEKDKNAVLENEEKERARMMMMEKSVKDTRRSGKTVRTESIL, encoded by the exons ATGATGCGGACGGACAGCAAAGGCCGCAGCGCCTCGCCTCACAGGATAACCTACAAGTCTGACTTCCACGCCATAAAGTGCTCATTCGACACTGGGACAAAAGCTGCGGCCTCCGCACAGCGCTCTGCTGTGCACTCAGCCAAGTTGCAGGCCAGCCTGTCAGATCCCATGATGTCTCACACCAGCACCAGCGCCAGCccaggcagcagagggagggtTCACAGCACCAGGGGCACCAAGATCAGAGAGAACATCTTCCTGCAAATGGACAGccagcagctgaaacaagaTGGTGGTCCAGTGCTGAGTTCTGGCCCGGCTCCCCTCCTGTCTCCACATAATCCTAGCCTACAGCCCCAGACTTCTCCTTTCTCTGGATCCAGACGCCCAGTCGTCAGCTCCTCGGCCAATATTTCGACTACGGAAGCGTCTCTGCAAGATAAACTCCCCAGATCAGAGGACATGTCGGATATCGACAGAGCTGCTCTGGCTGAGAAGTTCTCCGTGACGCGGAAGTTGTTCGAGACGAAGGTGATGGAGGGTGAAGGGCAGGTTTCGAAAGGCAGAGTGAGCAGGGGGATGGCAGAtgggaaaggaggagaggaagaggtgggaggaggtgtcagccaggtggagagggaggaagaagcaAGTGGGAATAGGAGGCACACGGAGACGGATAGCTTTGATAAAGACAAATCCATAAACCCACCCATCATAAATATTTCCTTGGTGAAGCCTCCTGCGCAGGCCCCGCTGACAGGACACCCTAAATCTCCTTTATCGGATGGCCCTAGCGAAGCCTCTGCTACATCTCCCTCCTGTCTTGACGAACATGGTCAAACCATGGCACcccaaacagagaaacaaactccAGATCCCAACGTCTGCTTGACCCCTGAGACTTCGGTAAGGGCAGAGCTAGTCGACGTAAAGAACGAGTCATCAGAAAGTGATGAGAACGAAGAAGAAAAGGAGCGAAAAGAAGCCAAAAACTGGCGTAACGCTGAGGAGGGAAAGGACGTGACCAGAGAAAGTGTGCAGGACCTAGTGGATGATGTTTTTGACGAGCCCTACATGGAAACGACACCAGCGGGCCCACGAGCAGGAGACTGCAGGCCAGTCGTTCCCTCGGAAGAACAGCAGGAGGAGTTCCCCGTCAGCATGCCATGTGAAAGAGAAACTGAGGATgtaggaggagagggtggaggagacaaGTATCGGCAGGTGAATGAACAATGGGAGGAGCAGAGGGCTGAGAAAACatgcacagaagagggggatgacACAGAAGAAGGAGTGGAACAAAGTGCTGGAAGGAAAGCAAGAGGCATGATGGAAGAGGACGGGGAGGTAGAGTCGCACGGCGTGGGAAAGAGGAAAGGCGGAGAAGAGGAACGCAAACAAAGTCAAGAGATGGAAAGAagtggaaaagaagagagaagcgAGAAGGAGGAGCACGTCAGCAATGATGGGAAAGATATCggaggaggcaaagaggagCAGACGGGGTCTGCAGCTGTCTGCGGGATCGAGAACGAGGCCTTCGTGTACGAGCAGGATTCCCAGTCCCACCCAGAGCATTCCCCAAAAGAGGAATGGGAAGTCTCCACACATGCAGAAGACCAGCTTTTATCAGAATACAAGGAAATCCCCGGTGTGCCTGAGGTGGtcgatgaggaggatgaggatgcaGCGGAAGCCGAGAGGAGAAAGGTCAGGTTCTCCTCAGCACCAATCAAG GTGTTCTGCATGTATTCCAACTCCGAGTACGACAGACACAATGAGGACATCGACCCCGTGTCGGCCTCGGCTGAGTATGAGCTGGAGAAGAGAGTGGACAGGATGGATGTGTTTCCGGTGGAGATAGAAAAGG GTGAAGACGGTCTGGGCATCAGTATCATAGGAATGGGTGTAGGAGCTGACCAGGGACTGGAAAAACTGGGAATCTTTGTGAAGACCGTCACCGAGGGAGGAGCGACACAGAAGGATGGAAG GATTCAGGTGAACGACCAGATAGTGGAAGTGGATGGGGTCAGCTTGGTTGGAGTCTCGCAGCTGTTTGCAGCCACAGTCCTGAAGAATACATCCGGCCTCGTCAA GTTTTTGATTGGCCGAGAGAAGGAAGGCGTGGAGAGCGAGGTGGCGCGACTGATCAATGAAAGCCTGGAGATGGACAAAACATCAGGGAAG GGAGGAAGAGCGAGCGGAGATCAATACAATGACAGTAGCTTCTCAGAGAGGGGCTCAatggccgaggaggaggaggaagacgaagaTGAGGATGTGTCTGTTCTATCCAGCCTGGACCACTACCAGCTCTGCCTCAAATACCAGCAG cTTCAGTCAAGAAGCCGAAGCCGAGCAGCGCAGCTTCACCACACCAGAGAAAAG TTGAGGGCATTGGAAGAGCAGCAGGCCTGTTGGGAGAGCCAGAAGGAAGAGTTGGAGCAAAGAGCGGAGGACGGAGAAGAGAAGGCTGAAAAAATAGAGAA gtattGGCAGGAGGCCCAGACACTGTGCAGGGTAGTGAGCCAGCGACTGGCTGATGCCCAGAGCCAAGCAGAAAGCTTGGAAATCAAATACAGCAAGGCCAAGAGACTGGTCCGAGAATACCAGAGCAG agaggaggagagggagaaaagagaagcgGATATGAGGAGAGAaatggaggagagagataaGCAGCACAGGGAGACAGTTGAAAGACTGCAAAGCCAG ATAGCACAGCTGGAGGGGAAAGAGCCGGACAGAAAGAACCACTCCGCCGACGCTTCAGTCACAG GTCCAGACTGGTACATTCCAGTTCCCGATACAGGACGTCTCGACTCCAGCGCTCACATAGCCAGAGCTCAGCTGGCCCAGAAATCCAAGCGCCACCCGCCCTCTCGagacaaactgagagagagcTTCAGAAAGCAG GAAGAAGACGCTCAGAAACACCAGGAGAGCCGCTCGCTGTCGGCTCCCACGGCGGTCcaaaggagcagcagaagtgACCTGTCCAGCACCTCGTCCTTCCCCACCTTCAGTCCTCAACCTCCCACCAGCCTCGTCTTCACCCCTCCCATTCACATCAACAGCACAGTCACTCCGTCACTCTCACAATCCTCATCCACATCCAGAAAGTCCAAAAGGAAATTTCCCGACTTCAG tggccTTCGCAAGTCTCTCAGCAAAAGGAGAAGTGAGAAACACCGCAAGAGATCCATAACCAACAG CAGGGGGTCGTGTGGTGACCTGGTGGACGAGCCGGCAGGAGTTTCTCCGTCAGGCTCGATCACCTCCATGCCTTCTTGCCTGCCCTTCCCCTGGTTtggggagcgagggagggagaaagaagaggaggtggagagaggcagggagagactTCGATCTGTGTCCAGCAGCAGTTTACCGTACCTGACCACCACAGGTAGAAGAGATCAG ACGTTGGACGATGACCCAGTTCCCAGCAATAACAACAACCAGTGGCAAAGTCGGCCCATCTCGGAGTGGAACAGTCAGcaggtgtgtctgtggttagtcGCCATGAACATGGAGCAGTACGCACCTGAGTTCACCGCCAGAGGTGTGGACGGGACGCAGCTGCTCAGCTTGGACAGTGAGAAACTAAAG GCTCTGGGCGTGTGCAGCCAAAGCGACCGGTCCGCCCTcaagaagaagctgaaggagatgaagaagagcgaggagaaagaacagaagaagggagagaggcggcagaaggagggaaaggagaaagacaaaaatgcagttttggagaacgaagagaaggagagggcgaggatgatgatgatggagaagtCCGTCAAAGACACCAGACGCAGCGGCAAAACCGTCAGAACCGAGTCGATCTTATGA